Part of the Gramella sp. Hel_I_59 genome, TGCAGCTGCAGTGGCAAATCCACCACCGGAGTGTCCCCAGATTCCAACGCGATCCAGATCCATATAAGTATACTTTTCAGCTAATTGCTTAAGACCACTAATCTGATCTTCCAATGTATTGTCGGCCATATTTCCATAGCAGGCATCGTGAAAAGATTTTGACCGATTCGGGTTACAGGTACCATCGATGATCACCACTATAAAACCGAGTTCTGCCAGTGCCTGGTGATCACGCCGGCTTGGGTAAAATGAACGGGAACCAACTCCACCGCCTTGAGGTCCTGGATAAATGTAGTTTACTACTGGATAGGATTTATTCTCATCCAGATGTGTTGGCGTAAACATAAGTCCATAGAGATCCCAATCTCCGTTTCTTGACTTCACACTTATTCTCTTAGCCGGTTTCCAGCCGTCTGCTTCCAGATCTATTATATCTGCTTTCTCCAGCTCGGCTACTTGTTTTCCATTTATTTTTTTGAGGACTGCCCGGTTAGGAGTATCTGGTTTAGAATAATTATCTACAAAGTACTTCGAATTTGGAGAGATGCTTATTCTATGATTTGCGTCTTCCGGAGTAAGGTTCTGTAACTTTTTACCATCAAATCGAATGCTGTAGAATTGAGCGAAATAAGGATCCATAGATTGATCCTTCCCATTTGCCATAAAATAGATGATGCGATCTTCAGCATTGAACTTTAAAACTTCGGTTACAATAAACTCTCCTTTAGTGATCTGATTTTTAAGTTTGCCGGTTTTGGAATCATAAAGATATAAGTGACCCCAATCATCTCTTTCAGAATACCAAATGATCTCGCTGGTTTCAGGGAAATATTTCCAGTTGATGCTTCCCTGTCCAGACTCATACTGGGTATCTACTTTTTCTTCAAAAACTTCACGAACCTCTCCAGTATTTGCATCTGCAATTCTGAACTTTGCCACTTTATGGTCTCTTGAAGTTGAAACAAAGGCCAGCTCCTTAGAATCCTGGCTCCACTGATTATCATCGAAAGCTCCAGAACAACTAATGTCATCACATAGAGTTCCTCTTCTAGGATCCTGCGGAATTTTTAGCGGAACGATTTCTGAATTCTCTGTATTTATAATAACACGCTCGATCTGTATTACCTTTTCATCACCCGGAAGTGGATATTTCCACTGCTGAAGTTCTGGAGCCCCAACTTTAGTTGAAGCAAGGTACATATCGCTTACATGTCGCTGATCCTGTCTGAAAGTAGCGATCTTTTTAGAATTCGGAGACCATAGCAGGATTGGCTTATCACTTTTTCTCCAACCGGCATTATCTGTAGCATAACCATAATTTTCGATTCCGTCTTTGGTTAGTTGCGTCTCCTCACCAGTGGCAGCATCTTTGATCCATAAATTCCAATCCTTGATATAAGCCAATTTATTTCCATCTGGTGAAGCAACTTCTATACGCGAATACCTTCCATTTTCTTCGGAATTTGATTCAATGTTCGCTAGCAATTCTTCTTTGGAAGTAAAAGTAGTTTTGTCACCGGTTTTACTTTCAACCAGAACAAATTCGGAACCATCCCGGGTTGTAACTCGATACCAGAAATCTCCATTATGCAGCCATTGTGGATATACATAGCTCCGGTAAATTTTACTATTCGTATTATAACTTAAGAACTTTTCTGCATTTGCGTAATCTTCAGCAGTGATGCTATCCCGGTTTTGAGAATTCACATTAGAGAATGTAATAAAAGCAATAAGAACTAAAAGGTAGTTTTTCATATTCTATACTTTGAGGACTGGTTTAATTTCAATGTTGATCTTCAGGTTATTTTAGCACACTTACTCCTTTTAAATTCTTCCGAAGGGATTAGATGCCAAATAATTTTTTGATAGGTTTATTCTGAACACTACTATCAGGACTACAATTTAAATATAATTACTTAAAATTCTGAAACCTGAAGCGTATGAAACTTTGAGTAACTAGGAATGCGTTTCAATTTGGATATCTTTGCCAGAAAATCAAGCGTTTGTTCAGGAAAAGATTCTTCTATTTTATCAAAGTTCAGTATTTAGGCTATCGTTTACATGGGTGGCAAAAACAGCCTGATGTGAAAACTATTGAAGGATTGATTACTAAAACATTTGGATGGATCATGCCAGACGCCAAATATAAAATTCTTGGAACCAGTCGTACAGATGCCATGGTGTCTGCGGAGGAGTCGGCTTTTGAATTGTTTCTTGATCATGAACCGCTGGAAGATCTACAGGAATTCCTTAAACTATTGAATAAAAATCTACCACAGGATATTCGTGCTTTGAGTATTGAAGAAGTAGATGATAAATTCAATATCATACAGGATTCGAAAACTAAGGAGTACGCCTATTTGTTTAGCGTTGGTGACAAGTTCCATCCATTTTGTGCACCCTTTATGGCGAATTTTCAGGAAGACCTCGACATTGAAAAAATGAAAGAAGCCGCTAAGCTTTATCAAGGCAGGCATAACTTTAAGAACTACTGCGTAAGGGTATCTGAAAAAAGCACTTTTGAGCGTGAGATGTTGAGATCTGAACTTGTTGAGAATACTCTTTATACTGCAAATTTTTTCCCTGAAAATTCCTATATCTTTCATATTCATGCATCAGGTTTTTTACGCCACCAGGTTCGCTTAATGATGGGAACGCTTATTCAGGTAGGACGCGGAGAATTAAGTCTTGATCAAATTGAAGAAAGCTTAAGACCAGATACCCCGCACTTGCAAATGGACTTTATCGCTCCGGCATCTGGATTGATCCTGAGAAAACTGGAATTCGACTAGCAATCTATTATTTATTAGCGATGATCTTCAAACCTAGTTTGATCGTTTCATAAGGAATGGCAGCTTCAAAATGTTCGAAGTATGCTTTTAATGAATTAGGATCGTTAAGATCAGATTTTGCTTTTTTGATCGCCTTTAGATCAGATTTTGGAACAAACTGATGCAGGTTGATTTCCTCTTCCTGGTCATAAAGTTTAATCAGGTGTGCGTAGATCGTATTGGTTGAAACACCTTTTTCTTTTGCCATTTCCTCTATACTCAATCCGCGATCATATAATTCCAGTGTTTCCTTAAAAGTATTAGACTTTTTAGAACGTTTCGTTTTAGGTTTTTTCTCCCTTTTATCTTTACTGAAGGCAATGATTTCTTTGATAAAGCGATACCCATAGTCTTCCATTTTCTTACGACCAACCCCGTCGATCAGCAGAAATTCGGCATCAGACATTGGACGCTGTTTTTCCATATCCTTTAATGCAGCATCGTTAAAAATCAGGTAAGCAGGGATATCTTCTTCTTTTGCGATGGAAAGTCTTAACTGTCTTAGTTTTTCGAAAAGCGAATTAGAAGCTGATTCTTTTTTATTCTTTTCAGCTTTCTCCACCTGTTGTTTAACATCTGCCAGAAAAACCTTCTCTTTATTAAATAGAACTGACTTTGCATTTTCAGTTAACTGAAGATGATTGTTTTTATCAAAAGCGATTTCCAGCAAACCAAGATTGATCAATTGTATAATATACTGCTGCCAGTTTTGCCAGGAAATATCTTTCCCGATACCATAGGTAGAAAGCTCCTGGTAGTTGTTCTTTCGAACCACTTCATTTTGTGAACCTCTTAGTACATCAATGACTACGGAAATTGGTTCAGAAGCTTTTAGTCGGTAGATACAAGAAAGTGCTTTTTGAGCGATGATCGTACCATCAAAAAATTCCGGTGGATTCCTGCAAATATCACAATTACCGCAATCCTCCTGAAGATACTCTCCAAAGTAACCAAGCAGGATCTTCCTTCTGCAGGAAAGTGCTTCAGAATATTGTTTCATTCGATCAAGCTTTGCCAATTGCACCTCTTCATTCTTCGCATTCGAAGCAAATTTTTGAAGCTGGATCACATCAGCATAAGAATGAAACAAAAGTGTTTCAGATTCCAGCCCATCTCTACCGGCACGTCCAATTTCCTGGTAATATCCTTCCAGATTCTTTGGCATGTTATAATGAATGACCCAACGGATATTGGATTTGTCGATACCCATTCCAAAAGCGATGGTTGCACAGATGATCTGTTTTTCATCATTGATAAAGTCATCCTGTATCTGCGAACGTTGATCATGATCGATTCCTGCGTGATAGGCTTCTGCTTTGAATCCTTTTGCTTTCAGTTTGGCAGCAAGCTCTTCAGTAGTTTTTCGGCTTAGACAATAAACGATTCCACTTTCAGAAGTACGATTATTAAGAAACTTAGCGATCTGCTCAAACCGCTTGATCCCAG contains:
- a CDS encoding S9 family peptidase — its product is MKNYLLVLIAFITFSNVNSQNRDSITAEDYANAEKFLSYNTNSKIYRSYVYPQWLHNGDFWYRVTTRDGSEFVLVESKTGDKTTFTSKEELLANIESNSEENGRYSRIEVASPDGNKLAYIKDWNLWIKDAATGEETQLTKDGIENYGYATDNAGWRKSDKPILLWSPNSKKIATFRQDQRHVSDMYLASTKVGAPELQQWKYPLPGDEKVIQIERVIINTENSEIVPLKIPQDPRRGTLCDDISCSGAFDDNQWSQDSKELAFVSTSRDHKVAKFRIADANTGEVREVFEEKVDTQYESGQGSINWKYFPETSEIIWYSERDDWGHLYLYDSKTGKLKNQITKGEFIVTEVLKFNAEDRIIYFMANGKDQSMDPYFAQFYSIRFDGKKLQNLTPEDANHRISISPNSKYFVDNYSKPDTPNRAVLKKINGKQVAELEKADIIDLEADGWKPAKRISVKSRNGDWDLYGLMFTPTHLDENKSYPVVNYIYPGPQGGGVGSRSFYPSRRDHQALAELGFIVVIIDGTCNPNRSKSFHDACYGNMADNTLEDQISGLKQLAEKYTYMDLDRVGIWGHSGGGFATAAALFNYPEFYKVGISESGNHDNRNYEDDWGERYIGLLRKDEDGTSNYAKQANQNMAANLEGKLLLAHGAMDDNVPPYNTNLVVDALIEANKDFDLIIFPHARHGFGKDSYYMMRRRWDYFVEHLMNATPPQNYELGPKS
- the truA gene encoding tRNA pseudouridine(38-40) synthase TruA, yielding MFRKRFFYFIKVQYLGYRLHGWQKQPDVKTIEGLITKTFGWIMPDAKYKILGTSRTDAMVSAEESAFELFLDHEPLEDLQEFLKLLNKNLPQDIRALSIEEVDDKFNIIQDSKTKEYAYLFSVGDKFHPFCAPFMANFQEDLDIEKMKEAAKLYQGRHNFKNYCVRVSEKSTFEREMLRSELVENTLYTANFFPENSYIFHIHASGFLRHQVRLMMGTLIQVGRGELSLDQIEESLRPDTPHLQMDFIAPASGLILRKLEFD
- the recQ gene encoding DNA helicase RecQ, which translates into the protein MNEVKLLDTLKEYFGYEKFRPLQKKIIQSVFDGKDNLVIMPTGGGKSICYQLPAILLPEITLVISPLIALMKDQVDGLNANGVPAAYLNSSQTEDQREAIFKQIENKELKLIYVAPESLQIVDRFLVDGKVSLIAIDEAHCISSWGHDFRPAYTQLGYLKNRFHSTPILALTATADKATRNDICRQLNIPLAKKHIASFDRKNLSLEVKPGIKRFEQIAKFLNNRTSESGIVYCLSRKTTEELAAKLKAKGFKAEAYHAGIDHDQRSQIQDDFINDEKQIICATIAFGMGIDKSNIRWVIHYNMPKNLEGYYQEIGRAGRDGLESETLLFHSYADVIQLQKFASNAKNEEVQLAKLDRMKQYSEALSCRRKILLGYFGEYLQEDCGNCDICRNPPEFFDGTIIAQKALSCIYRLKASEPISVVIDVLRGSQNEVVRKNNYQELSTYGIGKDISWQNWQQYIIQLINLGLLEIAFDKNNHLQLTENAKSVLFNKEKVFLADVKQQVEKAEKNKKESASNSLFEKLRQLRLSIAKEEDIPAYLIFNDAALKDMEKQRPMSDAEFLLIDGVGRKKMEDYGYRFIKEIIAFSKDKREKKPKTKRSKKSNTFKETLELYDRGLSIEEMAKEKGVSTNTIYAHLIKLYDQEEEINLHQFVPKSDLKAIKKAKSDLNDPNSLKAYFEHFEAAIPYETIKLGLKIIANK